AAAACTGTACATGTacgtataaaacaaaaaaattggtttgtttaacgacaccactagagcacattgatgtagtaatcattggctattggatgtcaaacatttggtaattttgacatatagttttagagtggaaacccgctacatttttcaatagtacttagcaatggatcttttatattcaccatccgacagacaggatagcacataccacagcctttgatataccagccgtgcactggttggacatgtacatatgtgctagagcatcattaaacaaaacatacatttttcgtTTGAATAACTTAATGGGCTCTGTGGGAATAATATGATTCTGGTATGTTCAACCTTGCTGGCCAGGCATGTATGCAGGGAATAGTGAAGAGGGGTCTACACTGCAAACCATTAAAAAccatttggggggtgggggcaggttGGATCATGCTTCcccataaaatgtatttaaaaaacagaaacagaatTCAACCCCGGTACAATTTTGCCTTTAGCATTATATTTAGAACATGCTTTTAATGTCAAAATGAATTCCCATGTGTACAGATTTTAAGTATAACAGTACCACATCATCTTATGCTATGgcaaatattacattttgaaacacCAGGGAGTTTTGGAGTAgcattatatataatgttactTGTTAACagatgtgaatgaatgaatgaataaatgtatgttaATGACATTACAGTGTGAAAAATAAATCGGCGAGTGGTTGCAAAACAGAATGTATCTACATGAAGCAcaatttaaacttattttgaaTTTAAGTTTATATGAAAATATCTTGAGCAACAAtacacaaatatgaaatatatacatacctgTAGACGtacacatgtgtacatgtattataagcACTTTGTCccaacaagtgaaaatattcatTTAAGCAAAATGTGCCAGTGGTTGTCCAATGAATAAgtaaacattttcagtgcagtttcattttgagcaatcgcAAACATCATCTTAGTACTTGAATATGAcaaacaagtgaaaatattggctgacatgtagatttctagatgtatttgtccggtggactagcaaacaaattctgcttatttctatcactgacaataatatttattttaaagcttCAACAGAGATTCAGAAGATGCAGAAAATCCCGTACCTTCCATGCCATCAAGTTTGGAGCCACTGTGTGAGAAACTCCTCAATATATACCAGTCTTTGGTGAGTACGGGGTGGGAACTAGCTCTGTCAGCAGTAGaatgctcacctgaggtgccttatgtcataggatcgaaccactgcagtggacccattttctgattTGATTTTTCTCCATCCCaagttattaataataacagagTACATTCAAATCACGTGTTGGGAATAATGGCCAATGTCTTTggactatatttaaaatgttgcaGCTTAAATAGGCATTTAAGTGCAAGAGTGCTTGTAAGGATCTATAGGGAATGTGGATCAGAGTGTGAAATTTCTGTTTATGCAGGCTGTCCAGGGCACCcttaggacaaaagtaggaatgaaaatatataaaaaataggacaaaagtaggaaaatagaaggaaaaagtaggactgaaacagtaTGTAGCAACATTAATCATGCTCATACTGGGAAAACGAATGTGTTAAATCCAAAAAGTGGTATTAACTGagaaaacacttttaaatttgtttgtggTGCACACACTGCTCAGTTTGTACCTATATTTTCTGTTCTATCCAAAATCACGTGAATCTTATGTATTGGTCATGATGTAtagttatttgaaatatttcaagGTAAGCTATTGAGAAAAAACTCCAACGGAAAACTATAcatgggacagacagatggacagacggaaAGAAAGATGGAgagaaactatattttaaatagaaatagaCGGAAATAAAATCTCATCTCACATTGACTATTTGGgtgtaaatttaatatgttgagattatatggtgccGCAGATTATGAGATAGGCCTATTATCTtgttgcaaaaaaaaaccccacataacaAAAAATTCCCATAACTGTTGACACAAGCATTATGTACACTTATGTAACAGCAATTTGcagcattttgaaacaaaaaagtaggaaaaaccagctattttgaagaaaaactgagaaaaataggacaaagacAAAAAAGTAGGAAAAGTAGGATCGTTGGACAGCCTgtgtatgaaaaataaaaacaactgcATGCATATCATAACAGTATCAGAGCCAAATGAGTCTGGTTTGGTTCATGTTCATAtacttaaagtgctgtgccagaccatacattaaaatttcaaattccacaattaaatgctttcttaattcattgcaataatattttacaccgatatgtaattcaataattacgaaaatgccccataaaagtattaaaacatcacccCCGTaaaacactgccggaaacgaccgaccgagtaaaattctcggtaaaaacatttgcctgtaaatagccatgatgtcacgaagggaacgcgcttcacagaaacctaccacgagatgacttccagcgcaagcgaaagtgggactgACAGTgactgccaagctcattgatcatgcgattcttctttcgatgatgaagtGTAGTAAtgccgtatcagtttgaacctggaacatcttccgacgaaccaccggcctgacagatgacgatgaaaatggtcgtggagacagcttaccactaatttacaacttttattcttgttttgttatttagctttttgtgcgaattattttgctacactgtatgttctaatacttgtgatgtagtagaaaagacgataaataactcttgaattctacgagtcaagtggacccgatatcggtaattttaagaaataaacaaaaacgacttttagtccgtcccatccctctatgaagatgggttttttaatgaacaatttcagtttagtttgacgtaaaaaaaaaagaagtaaaagtgttttggaaataacaaaacaatactattttttgtgtgcatttatgaaaacagtctgctcagaaataaataacttattttaattttaagaaataaacaaaaaacgacttttagtccgtcccatccatccatgaagatgtttttttgtgtgaataatttcagtttagtttgacgtaaaaaaaaaagtaaaagtgttttggaaataacaaaacaatactatttttttgtgtgcagttgtaaaaacagtctgctcagaaacaaataacttatagcacattccataggatgaaaaaagttttttttctgTGGGAagatatagtaaaattaatttaatgtatttgtagtctgttgaccggcctcggtggcgtcgtggcaggccatcggtctacaggctggtaggtactgggttcggatcccagtcgaggcatgggatttttaatccagataccgactccaaaccctgagtgagtgctccgcaaggctcaatgggtaggtgtaaaaccacttgcaccgaccagtgatccataactggttcaacaaaggccatggtttgtgctatcctgcctgtgggaagcgcaaataaaagatcccttgctgcctgtcgtaaagaagagtagcctatgtggcgacagcgggtttcctctaaaaacagtgtcagaatgaccatatgtttgacgtccaatagccgatgataagattaaaaatcaatgtgctctagtggcgtcgttaaataaaacaaactttacattttttttgtagtctgttttacagggaacgccttttttcatactatggaatttacaagtcatttatttctgagccgattgtttctaagatgcatacaaaattagcttcttttttttcttttctttttttaaaaaaaataaccctacatttttgtaggatgggatggactaggCTATAAatacttacttgtttgtactttattgttttaatgttctcgaactgtaaagaaaaatctcacaaatgaacgagatgcaaacgataACAAATCGaatctcgatgattgcacgaaccgtgcatgaaaaaacaaactgactGGAGTtcaaagcataacgcaatttgggacattgacgatatgcacccaaggtcgtttcggtgtggatggcgtcggcttgttgtcatttgttttgtgtcgcagaaaaattgttggtatggcatctttttttaaaagccataacacatggtattcccatatctcgcttaagccgacaagccagttcgaatgaatcgaaactaaagtgccTGTAGTCACAACGGTCTCcagcattttcttcctgtccagtgttttcacgttgttttaatcaaattcacacacagatttctcacagcaacattactaggaaatgcgtgaagactaaatttatcggcttttgtattgctacagccgccaacaacacgccgtttaaccataataaacacaaaagaagcaatgaacaatggcgctgactatcgaaaggagttcccttcgtgacgtcacggatcaaatcttacggaaattcccgaaacgaattcagctggttctgtttttcaggggaatatttttaaatggaaaatatactggtatataattttcttacattttttaatttaattttctaatcatattgaATAATATCTCGATTGATATAGCtgaatacatcatacatctggaacagcactttaaaacAACCAATTAAATGACCATCTGATGAGACATAATTATTGcgtattattatatagtatttTTGTGATGTGcaatcagttttattatttatttcaacataGAAAGCCCAACTCCGTTAATATTTCCTGGATGATTTACCGTAATACGATTGGTGTATATTAAATTTCTGTTTACACATTTACGATAATGTGCGCGTCATTCTGTCTTTATGCATAATTTCAGGAGAAGGTTGTGAAGAAACTGGATCGAGTGAGATCTGTTCTGATTGGTGTTCAGAAGCTGAATGATCACCTCACACAAGATGATAAAAGTGACGTTCTCTTCCACACATGGACTATTGAAGATTTTGGTATGTATAATAGAAAGAAGACGAATATTGAGTTGTACCCCAACATTTAGTAAGGGAGAATACACTCCAAGTgcaaattcattaaaaaaaagaaacctatTTCTCagcctattgttttctaaattgggacacaaaaataggttgggttttttgttatttccaaacacTTTTAtgtttcttcttatgtcaaacaaaactgaaattatttacaaaagacatttttgtaggaggatgagaCAGACTACAGTAtgttaataacatatttttatttcatatttattttgctAAAACTTACAGGATCACCTTGAAATACTGTCAtgtttcttcctttttttgttttaacagtggCCAATTCAAACCAACTTGTAGCTATGTACACCAAAGAACTTGACCTGAAGAAGCAACTGTGTGAAAATGTTGCCCATGCAGACGACCGGACAACCACCATGTTTTATACGTCTGCCTGGCTGCACCAACCGTACATTGATGAAAATGCTACAGCGATCTTAGACATGATGTTGCTTGAATCTGGccataagaaatgatttataaCTGTCACATTTTATAAGTTGAGATTAAAAAACTCATCCCAAGAAATCAATGTTATGTGTAGATGGCAAAAGAATGTACAGAGTACATagtttatcatgttctgttagaTGGCAAGACCAAGTGGAAATGTGCTGCCAAAATAAGGTTACTCATGACAGATGGCAGCAGGTGATTATTTTAATGACACATGCCAGGAAAGGCCTTCACATACATCAGTCATGAAGTAGTGGTTTAACATGACAACGGggttgggatgtagcccagtggtaaagcatccaCCTGATGCATAGCTGGTTTGGAaccgatccctgttagtgggcccactgggccatttcttgttcccaccagtgcaacacgattggtatatcaaaggctgtggtatgtgctatcctgtctatgggatggtgcataaaaaagatcccttgctactaatggaaacgtaggtttcctctctaagactataaatcaaaattaacaaatgcttgacatccagtacctaatgattaataaatcaatttgctctagtggtgttgttaaacaaaacaaaacttaacaCAATAACAGGCAATAATGTAATTGGTCCACCTAggaaaattttgtttaatcacaccaatagagcacctgttggatgtcgaacatttatCACttggtatcttttatttgcacgtTTCCACAAGACAGGACGGTAAACATCATGGTGTTTGACATGTCAGTAGTTATGgggatttgatcctacaacTCTATCACCTCAGACTACCACTTCATTGACTGAGCTAATCCAAGAAAAATTTACCTGTAAGCTTTTTACACCTGAGAGAAATGCACTACCACAGTTTCACCTCAAGTACTCACAAAGGATGTGGCTGAAGCTAATCTAttacatgttattttaaaagcTAAAGACACTGGTAAAACTATTTTGTGTGAATATGGCTGGAGAgaactttcttacacacccatgtAGGACATCAACGTTGTGTATCAAAATCATACACAACGTATGTTGGAGATCGTttctgagaggtcatgacccagTTTAGTGTTATCGCTTTTCATCAATTTTATTTTCCGAGTGGTTGGCAAATGTTTTAGAGTGCTCTATTTTTTTAAGGAAAATGGATCTGTTAGTACAGTAGTGATTTGGTTATGACAtggtatatatgtttaaagCCAAGTATCCATACACCATGACCCAGTTAGGCTAGTTCTGTAACAACATAATTTagttcattatattgtttacattttcattgttttgaggtatgtaagaaacagaatactacattcatgtccgtttgataccatttatcttgcaacttgttgtttaaaagcgtatccaactcgctttcgcttgttgggtatgtttttaaacaactcgtaagataaatggtatcaaacagaaactcatgtattattctctatgtactaAACTGGCCACAAGAAAATTATGATGTCgatataaattaacaaatagTGTTACAGAATTGTACTAAATGTATTCGATCAAATACCCTTGGTTTTTCTTCCTTTCTGACTGAAAGgaatacaattaaaaacatttttaatgtaatgaaCTGAAGAAGTCTTGATTTTATGTTATacagttacatttttttttaatatgataaaACATGGTGTGGTTTACTGAAAACCAACCTAATTTAGGTTATCTTGTAGACATTGTATTTCCTA
This DNA window, taken from Gigantopelta aegis isolate Gae_Host chromosome 4, Gae_host_genome, whole genome shotgun sequence, encodes the following:
- the LOC121370924 gene encoding cyclin-dependent kinase 2-interacting protein-like — translated: MSTPSKKVAEVQQFSPAKSPGTRSDGAHQGNLTGSLRKVKDGVADIHNLVIKWNKHHMDGLVIIKEIANIKLESVFNRDSEDAENPVPSMPSSLEPLCEKLLNIYQSLEKVVKKLDRVRSVLIGVQKLNDHLTQDDKSDVLFHTWTIEDFVANSNQLVAMYTKELDLKKQLCENVAHADDRTTTMFYTSAWLHQPYIDENATAILDMMLLESGHKK